One Cervus canadensis isolate Bull #8, Minnesota chromosome 13, ASM1932006v1, whole genome shotgun sequence DNA segment encodes these proteins:
- the CTRC gene encoding chymotrypsin-C, giving the protein MPEFALSLDIWEIHAAEPAPSLPKLNSNHPRSGKRPWQNRFLPSGGSALTRWAHPPPAYKCCPGHRDIHLILSIHNMLGITVFTALLAYASSCGVPIFQPNLSARVVGGEDAIPHSWPWQISLQYLKDDTWRHTCGGTLITPNHVLTAAHCISNTLTYRVGLGKNNLEVEDEAGSLYVGVDTIFVHEKWNSFLIRNDIALIKLAETVELSDAIQVACLPEAGALLTQDYPCYVTGWGRLYTNGPIAAELQQGLQPVVDYATCSQRDWWGSTVKETMVCAGGDGVISACNGDSGGPLNCQAENGNWDVQGIVSFGSGLGCNTYKKPTVFTRVSAYIDWINEKLQL; this is encoded by the exons ATGCCAGAGTTTGCTCTGTCTCTGGATATTTGGGAAATCCATGCCGCCGAACCAGCTCCATCTCTGCCCAAATTAAACAGTAACCACCCAAGGTCAGGGAAAAGGCCTTGGCAGAACAGGTTTCTTCCAAGTGGTGGCTCAGCCTTGACGAGGTGGGCCCACCCCCCACCTGCCTATAAATGCTGCCCTGGCCACCGCGACATTCACCTGATTCTGAGCATTCACAACATGTTGGGCATCACAGTCTTCACCGCGCTCCTGGCCTATG CCTCCAGCTGCGGGGTCCCCATCTTCCAGCCCAACCTATCAGCCCGCGTGGTGGGAGGAGAGGACGCCATTCCCCACAGCTGGCCCTGGCAG ATCTCCCTCCAGTACCTCAAGGATGACACGTGGAGGCACACGTGTGGCGGCACCTTGATCACCCCCAACCACGTCCTCACAGCCGCCCACTGCATCAG CAACACCCTGACATACCGCGTGGGCCTGGGGAAGAACAACCTGGAGGTGGAGGACGAGGCAGGCTCCCTCTACGTGGGTGTGGACACCATCTTTGTCCACGAAAAGTGGAACTCCTTCCTCATTCG CAATGACATTGCCCTTATCAAGCTGGCAGAGACTGTGGAACTGAGCGACGCGATCCAGGTGGCCTGCCTGCCAGAGGCGGGTGCCTTGCTGACTCAGGACTACCCCTGCTACGTCACTGGCTGGGGCCGTCTCTACA CCAATGGCCCCATTGCCGCCGAGCTGCAGCAGGGCCTGCAGCCTGTGGTGGATTATGCCACGTGCTCCCAGAGAGACTGGTGGGGCAGCACGGTGAAGGAAACCATGGTCTGTGCTGGAGGCGACGGAGTCATCTCAGCCTGCAAC GGGGATTCGGGTGGCCCCCTGAACTGCCAAGCTGAGAACGGCAACTGGGATGTGCAAGGCATCGTCAGCTTCGGCTCCGGGCTGGGCTGCAACACCTACAAGAAGCCCACGGTCTTCACCCGTGTGTCTGCCTACATCGACTGGATCAACGAG AAACTGCAGCTGTGA